In the Deinococcus ficus genome, one interval contains:
- the purC gene encoding phosphoribosylaminoimidazolesuccinocarboxamide synthase produces the protein MTRGELKYEGKAKRVYATPHPHEYVVEYKDDATAFNAQKRGEWAGKGATNNAITAHLYPQLEAAGIPTHFLEKLSEREQRVKAVTIVPVEVIVRNTAAGSFSKRLGIEEGTPLSRPVVEYCYKSDALGDPLINTDTAVALGWATAEDLTRIRELALQVRDFLVPYFAARGVNLIDFKLEFGKLPGGEIVLADEISPDTCRFWDAETGEKLDKDRFRRDLGGEAEAYAEMLRRVTRPA, from the coding sequence ATGACCAGAGGCGAACTGAAGTACGAGGGCAAGGCCAAGCGCGTGTACGCCACCCCCCACCCCCACGAGTACGTGGTGGAGTACAAGGACGACGCAACCGCCTTCAACGCCCAGAAGCGCGGCGAGTGGGCCGGGAAGGGCGCCACGAACAACGCCATCACCGCGCACCTGTACCCGCAGCTGGAAGCGGCCGGGATTCCCACACACTTCCTGGAGAAACTCTCCGAGCGCGAGCAGCGCGTGAAGGCCGTGACCATCGTGCCGGTGGAGGTCATCGTGCGCAACACCGCCGCCGGCAGTTTCAGCAAGCGCCTGGGCATCGAGGAGGGCACGCCGCTGTCCCGGCCGGTCGTGGAGTACTGCTACAAGAGTGACGCGCTGGGCGACCCCCTGATCAACACCGACACCGCCGTCGCCCTCGGCTGGGCCACCGCCGAGGACCTGACCCGCATCCGCGAACTGGCCCTGCAGGTCCGGGACTTCCTCGTGCCGTACTTCGCGGCGCGCGGCGTGAACCTGATCGACTTCAAGCTGGAGTTCGGCAAGCTGCCCGGCGGCGAGATCGTCCTGGCCGACGAGATCAGCCCCGACACCTGCCGCTTCTGGGACGCCGAGACCGGCGAGAAGCTGGACAAGGACCGCTTCCGCCGCGACCTGGGCGGCGAGGCCGAGGCGTACGCCGAGATGCTCCGGCGCGTCACCCGCCCCGCCTGA
- a CDS encoding DR2241 family protein translates to MRSLVLVGHGSHRSGDAAAPVYALAERLRALNAFDEVLEAFWKDDPSLRQVLRTAASTDVTVVPLFIAPGYFTDVVLPRELNLGHQGPVPPEGIARVMGARTVRYTRPFGTHPAMRDVILARVREVLPDLPAVPEVGAAPDVALVLVSVAGGDPHAHGLEAHAGQLRDTGLFREVRTVAAPEGEAPGGAWLEGLTAAQVVVVPFSASDAAHTRTALPARLGLPGPVTALPGGPTVQFTAAAGTHPDVAQVVLQVAADAHSGAREGDAERAHHAAWDALRTLVSGEARIGELLITPQHGVYEFRHALDQGTPGSELTTIVTTEGLRDHARTDDRGRHRPVRTFRTLPRGWRAVIHPAELRRALHDVYPAVTEEAYAHGCYTLRATPWPTTARRQTGSYARVQKAGPDVLARVTRDVCGQCLRTPLWAGEKLPRTFLEGVPGAMPCAEACTYLIAHVREELRPDAAGHVQPD, encoded by the coding sequence ATGCGATCGCTGGTGCTGGTCGGTCACGGGTCTCACCGCAGTGGGGACGCGGCGGCCCCGGTGTACGCCCTGGCCGAACGGCTGCGCGCCCTGAACGCCTTCGACGAGGTCCTGGAGGCCTTCTGGAAGGACGACCCGTCGCTGCGGCAGGTGCTGCGCACCGCGGCCAGCACGGACGTCACGGTGGTGCCGCTGTTCATCGCGCCGGGGTACTTCACGGACGTGGTCCTGCCGCGCGAGCTGAACCTGGGCCACCAGGGCCCCGTGCCGCCCGAGGGCATCGCCCGGGTGATGGGCGCCCGCACCGTGCGCTACACGCGGCCGTTCGGCACGCACCCCGCCATGCGGGACGTGATCCTGGCCCGGGTGCGCGAGGTGCTGCCGGACCTGCCGGCCGTCCCGGAGGTGGGGGCGGCGCCGGACGTGGCGCTGGTGCTGGTCAGCGTGGCGGGCGGCGACCCGCACGCGCACGGCCTGGAGGCGCACGCCGGGCAGTTGCGGGATACGGGGCTGTTCCGAGAGGTGCGCACCGTGGCCGCGCCGGAAGGCGAGGCGCCCGGAGGCGCGTGGCTGGAGGGCCTCACGGCGGCGCAGGTGGTGGTCGTGCCGTTCAGCGCGTCGGACGCGGCCCACACGCGCACGGCGCTGCCCGCCCGGCTGGGCCTGCCGGGCCCGGTCACGGCCCTGCCCGGCGGGCCGACGGTGCAGTTCACGGCGGCGGCGGGGACGCACCCGGACGTGGCGCAGGTGGTCTTGCAGGTGGCGGCCGACGCGCACAGCGGCGCCCGCGAGGGGGACGCCGAACGCGCCCATCACGCCGCCTGGGACGCCCTGCGCACCCTGGTCAGCGGGGAGGCGCGGATCGGGGAGCTGCTGATCACCCCGCAGCACGGCGTATACGAGTTCCGGCACGCGCTGGACCAGGGCACGCCCGGCAGCGAACTCACCACCATCGTGACCACTGAGGGCCTGCGTGACCACGCCCGCACCGACGACCGCGGCCGGCACCGGCCGGTGCGGACCTTCCGGACCCTGCCGCGCGGCTGGCGGGCCGTGATTCACCCGGCCGAGCTGCGCCGCGCCCTGCACGACGTGTACCCGGCCGTGACCGAGGAGGCGTACGCGCACGGGTGCTACACCCTGCGGGCCACGCCCTGGCCCACCACGGCCCGCCGCCAGACGGGGTCATACGCGCGGGTGCAGAAGGCCGGCCCGGACGTGCTGGCGCGGGTTACCAGAGACGTGTGCGGCCAGTGCCTGCGCACGCCGCTGTGGGCCGGGGAGAAGCTGCCGCGCACCTTCCTGGAGGGCGTGCCGGGGGCGATGCCGTGCGCGGAGGCGTGCACGTACCTGATCGCGCACGTGCGTGAGGAGTTGCGGCCGGACGCGGCCGGGCACGTCCAACCCGACTGA
- a CDS encoding M20/M25/M40 family metallo-hydrolase codes for MPLSYLTRIAQTPAPTFQEGARAELITDLWRDLGYDPQRDEVGNVLVRLSTPGLDALPALMLASHLDTVFDAGTDVRVREEAGKLVGPGVGDNSASLAVLTALLRDLRGQLHTLRRPLWVVANVAEEGLGDLRGAKHLLARHAPHLGAFVAVDGYMGVAVTRGVGVRRYRATFHGPGGHSWGDTAPSALHAAGRAIRDLYALPLPITPRTTLNVGVAGGGTSVNSIAATADLLLDLRSLDAGLLDDLDRRAVATLHAAAREVGVTVRLERVGDRPGGDLHSDALLPLVREAAQGVQLEIRTASSSTDANAAAPYDLPAVAIGVYRGGNAHRTDEWVQGASLAPGLKFLRRFVELYQRQPAR; via the coding sequence ATGCCGCTCTCCTACCTCACCCGGATCGCCCAGACGCCCGCCCCCACCTTCCAGGAGGGCGCCCGGGCCGAACTGATCACGGACCTGTGGCGGGACCTCGGCTACGACCCGCAGCGCGACGAGGTCGGCAACGTGCTCGTGCGCCTGAGCACCCCCGGCCTGGACGCCCTGCCGGCCCTGATGCTCGCCTCGCACCTGGACACCGTGTTCGACGCCGGCACGGACGTGCGCGTGCGCGAGGAAGCCGGCAAGCTCGTCGGGCCGGGCGTGGGCGACAACAGCGCCAGCCTCGCGGTGCTCACCGCCCTGTTGCGCGACCTGCGCGGACAGCTGCATACCCTGCGCCGGCCGCTGTGGGTCGTGGCGAACGTCGCCGAGGAGGGGCTGGGCGACCTGCGCGGCGCCAAGCACCTGCTCGCCCGGCACGCCCCGCACCTCGGCGCGTTCGTGGCCGTGGACGGCTACATGGGCGTCGCCGTGACCCGCGGCGTGGGCGTGCGCCGCTACCGGGCCACCTTCCACGGCCCCGGCGGGCACTCCTGGGGCGACACCGCCCCCAGCGCCTTGCACGCCGCCGGCCGCGCCATCCGCGACCTCTACGCCCTGCCGCTGCCGATCACGCCGCGCACCACCCTGAACGTCGGCGTGGCTGGCGGGGGCACCAGCGTGAACAGCATCGCCGCGACCGCCGACCTGCTGCTGGACCTGCGTTCCCTGGACGCCGGGCTCCTGGACGACCTGGACCGCCGGGCGGTGGCGACCCTGCACGCCGCTGCGCGCGAGGTGGGCGTCACCGTGCGCCTGGAACGCGTCGGGGACCGCCCCGGCGGGGACCTGCACTCGGACGCGCTGCTGCCCCTGGTGCGGGAGGCGGCGCAGGGCGTGCAGCTAGAGATCCGCACGGCGTCCTCCAGCACCGACGCGAACGCCGCAGCGCCCTACGACCTGCCGGCCGTGGCGATCGGCGTGTACCGCGGCGGGAACGCGCACCGCACCGACGAGTGGGTGCAGGGCGCCAGCCTCGCCCCGGGCCTGAAGTTCCTGCGGCGGTTCGTGGAGCTGTACCAGCGTCAGCCGGCCCGCTGA
- a CDS encoding S41 family peptidase, with the protein MNAFPLARTLSAFPVLTGRGTRSLLLGAALLLGAPGTHAQAVSPAQAAFNQVNDLLVNEYGGLSGVDRAALRAEYQSRLDAVCAPQPQDCPADKAYPVLQAEVSALEDQHSFFMMPQEFQDFIASVSGGNRRQFGVKLAALDGQNRVVLEVIAGSTAAQAGLQRGDVLLTLDGKPYTYTALRDARLSGQGIQLGFSRAGQTLTTSLASSESSTVDLPRLSYVSRNGKDVAVLRIPTFISGGGVAQTVHDLVGQAQARGVQGLVVDLRGNPGGSLIECDQSISAFVPTLTRLARTADGADATVVRGGVRLENGRVVGAPIRNPQLWTGPLTVLVDEGSGSCSEFFAYETQFARRGLVVGEVTAGVGNTSTRVFQVGAAAVQLTLLHYVKPDGTPYPESVTPDVVKEQGEAEIRLLTQGVDSALEASVDALAGAPALAADLSRP; encoded by the coding sequence ATGAACGCATTTCCCCTGGCCCGCACCCTGTCTGCGTTCCCCGTGCTCACCGGCCGGGGGACCCGTTCGCTTCTTCTCGGCGCCGCCCTGCTGCTGGGCGCGCCCGGCACGCACGCGCAGGCCGTCTCGCCGGCGCAGGCGGCCTTCAATCAGGTGAACGACCTGCTCGTGAACGAGTACGGCGGCCTGAGCGGCGTGGACCGCGCCGCCCTGCGCGCCGAGTACCAGTCGCGCCTGGACGCCGTGTGCGCCCCGCAGCCGCAGGACTGCCCCGCCGACAAGGCCTACCCGGTCCTGCAGGCCGAGGTCAGCGCCCTGGAGGACCAGCACAGCTTCTTCATGATGCCGCAGGAATTCCAGGACTTCATCGCCAGCGTCAGCGGCGGCAACCGCCGCCAGTTCGGCGTGAAGCTCGCCGCGCTGGACGGCCAGAACCGCGTGGTGCTGGAAGTCATCGCAGGCAGCACCGCCGCGCAGGCCGGGCTGCAACGCGGCGACGTGCTGCTCACCCTGGACGGCAAACCCTACACCTACACCGCGCTGCGTGACGCGCGCCTGAGCGGCCAGGGCATCCAGCTCGGCTTCAGCCGCGCCGGCCAGACCCTCACCACCAGCCTGGCGTCCAGCGAGAGCAGCACCGTGGACCTGCCGCGCCTGTCGTACGTCAGCCGGAACGGCAAGGACGTGGCCGTGCTGCGCATCCCCACCTTTATTTCCGGCGGCGGGGTCGCGCAGACCGTGCACGACCTCGTCGGGCAGGCCCAGGCGCGCGGCGTGCAGGGCCTGGTCGTGGACCTGCGCGGCAACCCGGGCGGCAGCCTGATCGAGTGCGACCAGAGCATCTCGGCGTTCGTGCCGACCCTGACCCGCCTGGCCCGCACCGCCGACGGCGCCGACGCGACCGTGGTGCGCGGCGGCGTGCGCCTGGAAAACGGCCGGGTGGTGGGCGCCCCCATCCGCAACCCGCAGCTGTGGACCGGGCCGCTGACCGTGCTGGTCGATGAGGGCAGCGGGTCGTGCAGCGAGTTCTTCGCGTACGAGACGCAGTTCGCCAGGCGGGGCCTGGTGGTCGGGGAGGTCACGGCCGGGGTGGGCAACACCTCCACCCGCGTGTTCCAGGTGGGCGCGGCGGCCGTGCAGCTCACGCTGCTGCACTACGTGAAGCCCGACGGCACCCCGTACCCGGAATCGGTCACGCCGGACGTCGTGAAGGAACAGGGCGAGGCCGAGATCCGCCTGCTGACGCAGGGTGTGGACAGCGCCCTGGAAGCCAGCGTGGACGCGCTGGCGGGCGCGCCGGCCCTGGCCGCCGACCTCAGCCGGCCCTGA
- a CDS encoding MFS transporter produces the protein MTAASPPAAPAPDRFRPGAAQWGLLFSNFLMWGGFFAVVPLITVHFVSDLGWAAASVGLVLALRQLTQQGLTVFGGAWSDVVGPKPLILLGCLLRAAGFAWMGFTTTLPLLLAAALLAGIGGGLFDAPKNAAVTAVTPDRQRTRMFSVMSIAGNLGMVTGPLIGALLIGLGFRTAAVAAGSVYVLAAAVLAATLPHTRPAPGQTPPGLSGLWAAARDRRFRRFTLVLIGYFMLSTQLNVIVTLKAVALAGKAATGPLYALSAGMAVLLQYPLLRVVDRHLPTRTALVTAVLLVATALGLMAFASSFPALLACVALYSLGSMIVYPSQQTLTARFAPRALIGSYFGFSAISLGLGGAIGNVIGGTLLDAGTRLGFPALPWAVLFVVGLLTAQGLRWALRGLHEEGEEDEAPAQEGAR, from the coding sequence GTGACTGCCGCGTCCCCGCCCGCCGCGCCCGCGCCCGACCGGTTCCGTCCCGGTGCCGCGCAGTGGGGCCTGCTGTTCTCGAACTTCCTGATGTGGGGCGGATTTTTCGCGGTGGTGCCGCTGATCACCGTGCATTTCGTGAGCGACCTGGGCTGGGCGGCCGCCAGCGTGGGGCTGGTGCTGGCCCTGCGGCAGCTCACGCAGCAGGGCCTCACGGTGTTCGGCGGGGCGTGGTCGGACGTCGTCGGCCCGAAACCGCTGATCCTGCTGGGCTGCCTGCTGCGCGCCGCCGGTTTCGCGTGGATGGGCTTCACGACCACGCTGCCGCTGCTGCTGGCGGCCGCGCTGCTCGCCGGGATCGGCGGCGGCCTGTTCGACGCGCCGAAGAACGCGGCCGTGACCGCCGTCACGCCCGACCGGCAGCGCACGCGGATGTTCAGCGTGATGAGCATCGCCGGGAACCTCGGCATGGTCACGGGTCCGCTGATCGGGGCGCTGCTGATCGGCCTGGGGTTCCGCACCGCCGCCGTGGCCGCCGGCAGCGTGTACGTGCTGGCTGCCGCGGTTCTGGCGGCCACGCTGCCGCACACCCGGCCCGCCCCCGGGCAGACCCCGCCGGGCCTGTCGGGCCTGTGGGCGGCCGCGCGGGACCGCCGCTTCCGGCGCTTCACGCTGGTGCTCATCGGGTACTTCATGCTCAGCACGCAGCTGAACGTGATCGTGACCCTGAAGGCCGTGGCGCTGGCCGGCAAGGCCGCCACCGGCCCGCTGTACGCCCTGAGTGCCGGCATGGCGGTGCTGCTGCAGTACCCGCTGCTGCGGGTGGTGGACCGGCACCTGCCCACCCGCACGGCGCTGGTCACGGCGGTGCTGCTGGTCGCCACGGCGCTGGGCCTGATGGCCTTCGCGTCCAGCTTCCCGGCGCTGCTGGCGTGCGTGGCGCTGTACTCGCTGGGCAGCATGATCGTGTACCCCTCGCAGCAGACCCTCACGGCCCGCTTCGCGCCCCGCGCCCTGATCGGCAGCTACTTCGGGTTCTCCGCGATCAGCCTGGGGCTGGGCGGCGCGATCGGGAACGTCATCGGCGGCACGCTGCTGGACGCCGGCACCCGCCTGGGCTTCCCGGCGCTGCCGTGGGCGGTGCTGTTCGTGGTGGGCCTGCTCACCGCCCAGGGCCTGCGCTGGGCGCTGCGCGGCCTGCACGAGGAAGGCGAGGAGGACGAGGCGCCGGCACAGGAAGGGGCCCGCTAA
- a CDS encoding MBL fold metallo-hydrolase → MTGFPAPLEALSDRVAYLPGAVNSVVVTGSGDRALVVDTGLDDTQARKLLRAVQAAGLTPAAILNTHSHADHHGGNAFLRRQLPDLPVYAPPVEAAVITHPLLEPVTLYGAAPPTELRGKFLLAPASPAQPVASGEQVLGGIPVTLIPVPGHALDMYAVQVGDVLYAADALFSPDALDKHPLTFCADSAAQKASAAALEGLAGVRVTLPGHGAPTGDLPALIRANLAAYERTTQAVLAAVQAGPAGMDALLARVCAALNITMVNPAAVLLNRAVVSAHVTELQQRGQVRLAVQDLHLTVHPA, encoded by the coding sequence ATGACCGGCTTTCCTGCTCCGCTGGAGGCTCTGAGTGACCGCGTGGCGTACCTGCCGGGCGCGGTGAACAGCGTGGTGGTCACCGGCAGCGGCGACCGGGCCCTGGTCGTGGACACCGGCCTGGACGACACGCAGGCGCGCAAACTCCTGCGGGCCGTGCAGGCTGCCGGGCTCACGCCGGCCGCGATCCTGAACACGCACAGCCACGCCGACCACCACGGCGGGAACGCTTTCCTGCGCCGGCAGCTGCCGGACCTGCCGGTGTACGCCCCACCGGTCGAGGCGGCCGTGATCACCCACCCGCTGCTGGAACCCGTGACGCTGTACGGCGCCGCGCCCCCCACCGAACTGCGCGGCAAGTTCCTGCTCGCGCCCGCCAGCCCCGCGCAGCCTGTGGCCTCCGGCGAGCAGGTGCTGGGCGGCATACCTGTGACTCTGATTCCGGTCCCCGGGCACGCGCTGGACATGTACGCCGTGCAGGTGGGGGACGTGCTGTACGCCGCCGACGCGCTGTTCAGCCCGGACGCGCTGGATAAGCACCCCCTGACCTTCTGCGCCGACTCGGCCGCGCAGAAAGCCAGTGCCGCCGCGCTGGAGGGTCTGGCCGGCGTGCGCGTCACCCTGCCCGGCCATGGCGCTCCCACCGGGGACCTGCCCGCGCTGATCCGCGCGAACCTCGCCGCCTACGAGCGCACCACCCAGGCCGTGCTGGCCGCCGTGCAGGCCGGCCCGGCGGGCATGGACGCGCTGCTGGCCCGGGTGTGCGCGGCCCTGAACATCACCATGGTCAACCCGGCCGCGGTGCTGCTGAACCGGGCGGTGGTCAGCGCCCACGTCACGGAACTGCAGCAGCGGGGGCAGGTCCGGCTGGCGGTGCAGGACCTGCACCTGACCGTGCACCCGGCCTGA
- a CDS encoding Dps family protein, whose amino-acid sequence MTKKSSKNGGKAAEAKAPARGGAAQGGAKGVRGTGADHADAAHLRTVNNALVDHNYLTEEQFQIVAETLQRNLATTVSLYLKFKKYHWDIRGRFFRDLHLAYDEFIEMIFPGIDEQAERLVALGGSPVAAPSDLARYSVVKVPTETVRDARTQVADLVEDLTRVSRGYRDDSQAVDEADDPATADLYNGYAAIIDKIRWMLQAIMDDDRMV is encoded by the coding sequence ATGACGAAAAAGAGCAGCAAGAACGGCGGCAAGGCGGCGGAAGCCAAGGCGCCCGCCCGCGGCGGCGCGGCGCAGGGCGGCGCGAAGGGCGTGCGCGGGACCGGAGCCGACCATGCCGACGCCGCGCACCTGCGCACCGTGAACAATGCCCTGGTCGACCACAACTACCTGACCGAGGAGCAGTTCCAGATCGTCGCCGAGACGCTGCAGCGCAACCTCGCGACCACCGTCAGCCTGTACCTGAAATTCAAGAAGTACCACTGGGACATCCGGGGGCGCTTCTTCCGCGACCTGCACCTCGCGTACGACGAGTTCATCGAGATGATCTTCCCCGGCATCGACGAGCAGGCCGAGCGTCTCGTGGCGCTGGGCGGCAGCCCCGTCGCCGCGCCCAGCGACCTCGCGCGTTACAGCGTGGTGAAGGTCCCCACCGAAACCGTCCGGGACGCCCGCACGCAGGTGGCTGACCTGGTCGAGGACCTGACCCGCGTGAGCCGCGGTTACCGCGACGACAGCCAGGCCGTGGACGAGGCGGACGACCCCGCCACCGCCGACCTGTACAACGGGTACGCTGCCATCATCGACAAGATCCGCTGGATGCTCCAGGCGATCATGGACGACGACCGCATGGTCTGA
- a CDS encoding single-stranded DNA-binding protein gives MLHIEFLTDLGAKVTVDVDSADKLLDVQRQYGRLGWTSGQVPVGGYQFPLDNEPDFDWTLIGARKWTNPEGEDMVIHKGHAYRRRELEAVDSRKMKLPAAVKYSRGAKSTDPDHLREKSDGEFEYVTLAIFRGGKRQERYAIPGGAQGQGSRPAPSAAQRPAPAPRPAPRPAAAPQDEEAPF, from the coding sequence ATGCTGCACATTGAATTCCTGACCGACCTGGGCGCCAAAGTCACCGTGGACGTCGACAGCGCCGACAAACTCCTCGACGTCCAGCGCCAGTACGGCCGCCTCGGCTGGACCAGCGGACAGGTGCCCGTCGGCGGCTACCAGTTCCCCCTCGACAACGAACCCGACTTCGACTGGACCCTGATCGGCGCCCGCAAATGGACCAACCCCGAAGGCGAAGACATGGTCATCCACAAGGGCCACGCCTACCGCCGCCGCGAACTGGAGGCCGTGGACAGCCGCAAGATGAAACTCCCGGCCGCCGTGAAGTACTCCCGCGGCGCCAAGAGCACCGACCCCGACCACCTGCGCGAGAAATCCGACGGCGAATTCGAGTACGTGACCCTGGCAATCTTCCGCGGCGGCAAACGTCAGGAACGCTACGCCATCCCCGGCGGCGCCCAGGGCCAGGGCAGCCGCCCCGCACCGAGCGCCGCCCAGCGGCCCGCCCCGGCACCCCGCCCCGCCCCGCGCCCAGCCGCCGCCCCGCAGGACGAGGAAGCCCCCTTCTAA
- a CDS encoding GNAT family N-acetyltransferase, with protein sequence MSAAGRAAPFVIRDVTDPWRMRDLEELQATCFGYADRELLPGTMLRISAVTGGVLLGAYPAGDPDGKPVGHAFGFPALQDRRTWHHSHQLVVLPEWRGTGLAVALKLAQRERVLAQGLQRMTWTFDPLVARNARLNLGKLGARAVAYLPEFYALGGSRETAFPSDRLMVEWDLSAPPSARPAPAPQGVRVLEARPDGLPGPVQEGGEGPALLAEVPTRVDVLPGEARLAWRLALREALVGALGRGYVVTDLAREGERAFYVLTPVA encoded by the coding sequence GTGAGCGCGGCCGGGCGCGCGGCGCCGTTCGTGATCCGGGACGTGACCGACCCCTGGCGGATGCGGGACCTGGAGGAGTTGCAGGCCACCTGTTTCGGGTACGCGGACCGGGAGCTGCTGCCCGGCACGATGCTGCGGATCAGCGCGGTGACGGGCGGCGTGCTGCTGGGGGCGTACCCCGCCGGCGACCCGGACGGGAAGCCGGTGGGGCACGCGTTCGGGTTTCCGGCGCTTCAGGACAGGCGGACGTGGCACCACTCGCACCAGCTGGTCGTGCTTCCCGAGTGGCGGGGCACGGGCCTGGCGGTGGCCCTGAAACTGGCGCAGCGGGAGCGGGTACTCGCGCAGGGGCTGCAGCGCATGACCTGGACCTTCGATCCGCTGGTGGCGCGCAACGCCCGCCTGAACCTGGGCAAGCTGGGGGCGCGGGCGGTGGCCTACCTGCCGGAGTTCTACGCGCTGGGCGGGTCGCGGGAGACGGCGTTTCCCTCGGACCGGCTGATGGTGGAGTGGGACCTCTCGGCGCCCCCATCAGCCCGGCCGGCTCCGGCGCCGCAGGGCGTGCGGGTGCTGGAGGCGCGGCCCGACGGGCTGCCCGGGCCGGTGCAGGAGGGCGGGGAAGGTCCGGCGCTGCTGGCCGAGGTGCCGACGCGCGTGGACGTGCTGCCGGGAGAGGCCCGGCTGGCGTGGCGGCTGGCGCTGCGGGAGGCGCTGGTGGGGGCGCTGGGCCGGGGGTACGTGGTGACGGACCTGGCTCGGGAAGGAGAACGGGCCTTCTATGTGCTGACGCCGGTGGCGTGA
- the menC gene encoding o-succinylbenzoate synthase encodes MLQIESAEILLVRLPLKFRFETSFGVQTEKLIPLLVLRGGGLEGVSEGTMEFAPMYREETIAGALHLLREVFLPRVLGRTFANPEALHDALGSFRGNRMARAMVEMAAWDLWARTLNVPLGTLLGGRKEQVEVGVSLGIQADEAATVDAVRRHVEQGYRRIKLKIKPGWDVQPVAATRDAFPDIKLTVDANSAYTLADAGRLAALDAYGLTYIEQPLAWDDLVDHAELQRRLATPLCLDESVASAQDARKGLALGAGGVINVKVSRVGGHAEARRVHDIAQAFGAPVWCGGMLESGIGRAHNIHLSTLPNFTLPGDTSSASRYWAQDVINEPLEAHDGLMPVPQGPGTGVTLNREFVEGVAELQEEHRPQ; translated from the coding sequence ATGTTGCAGATTGAGTCGGCGGAAATCCTCCTGGTGCGCCTGCCCCTGAAGTTCCGGTTCGAGACGAGTTTCGGCGTGCAGACCGAAAAGCTCATTCCGCTGCTGGTCCTGCGCGGGGGCGGCCTGGAGGGCGTGTCGGAAGGCACCATGGAGTTTGCGCCGATGTACCGCGAGGAGACCATTGCCGGCGCGCTGCACCTGCTGCGCGAGGTGTTCCTGCCGCGCGTGCTGGGCAGGACCTTCGCGAACCCCGAGGCGCTGCACGACGCGCTGGGCAGCTTCCGAGGGAACCGCATGGCGCGCGCCATGGTGGAGATGGCCGCCTGGGACCTGTGGGCCCGGACCCTCAACGTTCCCCTCGGCACCCTGCTGGGCGGCCGGAAGGAACAGGTGGAGGTCGGCGTGAGCCTGGGCATCCAGGCGGACGAGGCCGCCACGGTGGACGCCGTGCGCCGGCACGTGGAGCAGGGCTACCGACGCATCAAGCTGAAGATCAAGCCCGGCTGGGACGTGCAGCCGGTCGCCGCGACCCGCGACGCCTTCCCGGACATCAAGCTGACCGTGGACGCCAACAGCGCCTACACCCTGGCGGACGCGGGGCGGCTGGCAGCGCTGGACGCCTACGGCCTGACGTACATCGAGCAGCCGCTGGCGTGGGATGACCTGGTGGACCACGCGGAACTGCAGCGCCGGCTGGCGACCCCGCTGTGCCTGGACGAGTCGGTGGCGAGCGCGCAGGACGCCCGTAAGGGCCTGGCACTGGGGGCGGGTGGCGTGATCAACGTGAAGGTGTCGCGCGTGGGCGGGCATGCCGAGGCGCGGCGCGTGCACGACATCGCTCAGGCGTTCGGGGCGCCGGTGTGGTGCGGCGGGATGCTGGAAAGCGGCATCGGGCGGGCGCACAACATTCACCTCTCTACCCTGCCGAACTTCACGCTGCCGGGGGACACCAGCAGCGCCAGCCGTTACTGGGCGCAGGACGTCATCAATGAGCCGCTGGAGGCGCACGACGGCCTGATGCCGGTGCCGCAGGGGCCGGGCACGGGCGTGACGCTGAACCGCGAGTTCGTGGAGGGGGTCGCGGAGCTGCAAGAGGAGCACCGGCCCCAGTGA
- a CDS encoding acyl-CoA-binding protein: protein MTDSPFTQAQSDVQTLSRKPGNDVLLKLYALYKQGSEGDVTGKRPGGFDFVGGAKYDAWEAQKGKSQADAQAEYVALVQDLKAKDQ, encoded by the coding sequence ATGACCGACTCCCCGTTCACCCAGGCCCAGTCTGACGTCCAGACCCTGTCCAGAAAACCCGGCAACGATGTCCTCCTCAAGCTCTACGCGCTGTACAAGCAGGGCAGCGAGGGCGACGTAACCGGCAAACGCCCCGGCGGGTTCGACTTCGTGGGTGGCGCCAAGTATGACGCCTGGGAGGCTCAGAAAGGCAAGTCCCAGGCCGACGCCCAGGCTGAGTACGTGGCCCTGGTGCAGGACCTGAAGGCTAAGGACCAGTAA